The proteins below come from a single Pedobacter aquae genomic window:
- a CDS encoding YpdA family putative bacillithiol disulfide reductase: MEEVYDIIIIGGGPIGLACGIKAKQAGLSYVIIEKGCLVNSIYNYPQNMTFFSTSEKLEIGDVPFVSNNPKPTRSEALEYYRRVALKFKLNIKLFEKVQTLDKKDDYEIITSKNTYKGKNIILSTGFYDLPALLNVPGEDLPKVYHYYKDPHYFALQKVIVVGASNSSVDAALECYRKGADVTMIIRAEDIGERVKYWVRPDIQNRIAEGAIKAYFKSAIKEIKAKEVIVDTPEGELSLANDFVLALTGYQPNFEFLNKMGVAMSEDDKKYPQHNPDTMETNREGIYLAGVICGGMDTHLWFIENSRIHADMIITSILAKSKKSVV; this comes from the coding sequence ATGGAAGAAGTTTATGACATCATCATTATTGGTGGAGGCCCCATTGGTTTAGCTTGTGGTATTAAAGCAAAGCAAGCAGGGCTTAGCTATGTTATCATAGAAAAAGGATGTTTAGTAAACTCTATTTATAATTATCCGCAAAACATGACCTTCTTTTCTACATCAGAAAAGTTAGAGATTGGAGATGTCCCTTTTGTTTCTAATAATCCAAAACCAACTCGTTCTGAAGCGCTAGAATATTACCGTAGGGTAGCCTTAAAATTTAAACTCAACATCAAGCTTTTTGAGAAGGTGCAAACTTTAGATAAAAAGGATGATTATGAAATCATCACCTCAAAAAATACATACAAAGGCAAGAATATTATCTTATCTACCGGTTTTTATGATTTACCTGCTTTGCTAAATGTGCCTGGTGAGGATTTACCCAAAGTCTATCATTATTATAAAGACCCGCATTATTTTGCCTTACAAAAGGTAATTGTTGTAGGTGCTAGCAATTCATCGGTAGATGCTGCTTTAGAATGTTACAGAAAAGGAGCAGATGTTACCATGATAATCAGGGCGGAAGATATTGGCGAACGCGTTAAATATTGGGTTAGACCCGATATTCAGAATAGGATAGCAGAGGGCGCTATAAAAGCTTATTTCAAATCAGCTATTAAAGAAATAAAAGCAAAAGAGGTTATTGTTGATACTCCGGAAGGAGAGTTAAGTTTAGCAAATGATTTTGTTTTGGCTTTAACAGGCTACCAACCAAATTTTGAGTTTTTAAATAAAATGGGGGTCGCCATGAGCGAGGATGATAAAAAATATCCGCAACATAACCCAGATACCATGGAGACAAATAGGGAAGGTATTTACTTAGCCGGTGTTATTTGTGGGGGTATGGATACGCACCTTTGGTTTATAGAAAATTCT